The nucleotide sequence GGTTGTGGCGGATCTTCACGTAGTTGCCGTTGCCGGAGGTGAACTGTGACGCCACCACCACGCCGTCGCCGGTGGCGTAGATGGGCGTTCCCTTGGGCGCGGCGTAGTCGACGCCGTAGTGCGGCTTGTACACCTTCTGCACCGGGTGGAAGCGGCGTCCGCTGAAGCTGGACGAAATGTGCGTGAAGCGCAGCGGCGCGCGGCGCATCGCCTTCTGCATGGACTGACCCTCGAGCGTGTAGTAGGCCGGCTTGTGCTCGCCGTCCGCAAAGCGGATGGCGTTGTGCTCGCGCCCCGCGTTCACGATGCGCGCCGCCAGCACGTCGCCCAGCGTGGTCATGCCGGTGCGGTACGAGCGCAGCTCGTAGAGCAGCACGTACTCGTCGCCCGCGCGCAGATCGCTCGCCAGGTCGATGGTCCAGCCGAAGATGTCGTCGATGGAACCGGCCAGCTCCAGCGCGGCGCCCTGCTCCTGCAGCGACGCGTACACGGAGTTATAGATGGTGCCGTGGGTGACCGCGTAGGTGACCTCGAAGGGGACCTGCTCGACCGAGGCGGCGAAGCCATCGCCGGTGCGGCTCACGCGCACATAGTCGGCAACGCTGGTATAGAGGAGCAGGCTGTCGACCTCGCCGGTGTCGGTGGCGTAGAGATCGAATTCCTGCCCGGCGCGCACCCGCCGCCAGTCAAACGTGGTGCGGGTCTGGCGGGTGAGGATGTCAATATCCACCGCGGAGACCCCGAGCTTGCGCAACTCCACGTACAGCGAGCTGTTGCGGCCGATGGATCCCCGGACCGGCTCCCGCACCGCCGGCGTCCTGGCCAGGGTCTCCACCCCCGGGGGCGGCGTGACGCCGGTGATCGCCAGACCGGTCTCGGTGTCGGATGCCCCATTCCGGTCCAGGAACGGCTTCAGCAGGACGTCCCGGCCGGAAACCAGCACGGTCACGCTGAGCACGAGGGCGAGGATGGATGTTCGGCGCTGCATCATGGTTAATTCAAATGTTTGTATGGGCTTATCCGGCCCTTCCCGGTCCTCCATCATCGCCCAGGGGCGGGACCGGCGCAAGGCCTTTCTGGGCCCCACCGGGTACCTCTGCAACTTCCATTCCCCGATTCGACCCGCCCGCGGGGCCGGATTGTGGCGCATGGTGGCCCATTGTCCCCCCTAAACCGAAACCGCCGGTCGCGTTGCGGCCGGCGGTCTCGTCAGGGGCGGCGAATGACGGCGCCGCCGTTGCTCAATTGTAACCCCCGCCCCCGCGTCCCCCAAGGGGATTCTGGGGCTTTACTTCAGCAGCACCAGCTTGCGGGTCTGGGCAGTGGTGCCCGCGACGCTGAGCCGGGCGAAGTAGATGCCCGTGGGAACCGGCTCGCCGCGCGCGTTCGTGCCGTTCCAGCGCGCCACGTAGGTGCCCGGCTGCCGCGTGCCCTGCACCAGCGTCGCCACGCGCGCGCCGCTGACCGAGTAGATGGTCAGTTCCACCCGCGTCCCAGTTGCACCGGCAGCCCCGCCCACCACGTACGGGATCTGCGTGGCGGGGTTGAACGGGTTCGGGTAGTTGGCGCCGAGGTCGGTGCGATAGGCGCGCGTGCCGCCGGCCGCGGTAACGGTGGCGACGTCGCGGTCGCGCAATCCGCTCCACGCGCTGGCCTGGTCTTCGGCGTCGACCGCGCGCACGCGGTAGCGCCACAGCCCTTCCATGGAAGGAACGTGGTCATAGGTGGTGTCCGCGTCGGCGGTGGTGATGATGGACTCGTCCGCGCAAGTGACCACCGGATAGATGTTGTCCACGGTGTAGCCGAC is from Candidatus Krumholzibacteriia bacterium and encodes:
- a CDS encoding peptidoglycan DD-metalloendopeptidase family protein, which produces MMQRRTSILALVLSVTVLVSGRDVLLKPFLDRNGASDTETGLAITGVTPPPGVETLARTPAVREPVRGSIGRNSSLYVELRKLGVSAVDIDILTRQTRTTFDWRRVRAGQEFDLYATDTGEVDSLLLYTSVADYVRVSRTGDGFAASVEQVPFEVTYAVTHGTIYNSVYASLQEQGAALELAGSIDDIFGWTIDLASDLRAGDEYVLLYELRSYRTGMTTLGDVLAARIVNAGREHNAIRFADGEHKPAYYTLEGQSMQKAMRRAPLRFTHISSSFSGRRFHPVQKVYKPHYGVDYAAPKGTPIYATGDGVVVASQFTSGNGNYVKIRHNRTYESYYLHMSGFGKGIRRGVKVTEGQLIGYVGSTGYATASHVCYRITRNGSWVNPRKLELPAREPVSSAQLNDFFTVRDSYLSRVHEALMEGLDNHTAMVQAPVRTSNTLHAGVF